aagtctttacaaagccagggcccattGTTGGTAGGGAGGTGGCTGGCTtccaggcctctccaggggccccaaaGATAGAGGGTTCTGTGACATATGCTATATAGGAAATCTTGGTATACATATGAAATAATTGCCCTAATACCAATTCTTTTTCCTACTGTGTCAGCAATTCATGGATATTGAACCAGAGATGCTGTCTATGGAGACACAGGTACCTGTCTACTTTGCTGTTGAAGATGCAGAGCTCATCTCTATATATGAGCAGACACTCGCTGCCTCTGCCAATCAGGGAACTTCATCTGCAGCCGAAGGTAAGTGTAGTACTGATACTAGTTCTACTTTGAGTAAAGTAGTATGATGAGATGTAAAAAGGCTGTAGGTGGGATCATGGGTAAATGCTGTTAATAATTAGTGTGCAATAATCACTAACACTTTAATTAAACTCTTGTGCAGTGCTCCTTCACACAGCCACAGCCAATGGTTTCCAGATGGTAACTAGTGGAGCTCAAAGTAAGGCAGTCAGTGATTGGCTGGTAAGCAGCGTCGAGGTGAGTGTCTAATACTGATGTGCTGTTCTCAGTTATTAGTGTCTTGTGTTTGCACAAACTATAATAGGAAATAGCCTTTCTATATAAGAGTAATTGGTATTATAACTTTTCCTTTGACTAATGTACGGAAATAAACTGTAAAAATGTGCTTAGTTATATGCTTTACGTTGGTGAACTGGCTAACCTATAAAGAGTAAGTATGTTCTTGCTAAAGTACCCCAAGTTATTCTCTGACTATGGCtactttaataaatgaaatgctaCATTTTGAATAGTTTAGAATTTTATGTGAACTCCATGTAATCATGTGTATATACTTTTGATTTATggaatttactaaaataaacatAAGTACAAGACATACCTTGTTTCAGATGTTTATAGTGTATCTATACCATCTCACAGCCTGTGTTAGGTGAGGTTGCTAAAGGATATACTTGTGCAAGCATTATGAGTGAACGATATGTATACATCATGTTGAGAGTGTTACCTTATTTAACTGACTAATTTTATTCCCTCTGTGTCGCCTAGGGGCGTCTGACTGGACTTGGTGCAGAAGACCTCCCTACCATCGCCATTGTTGCCCATTATGATTCTTTTAGTGTTGCTCCTGTAAGTGTGActttaaaatactgaaataacCAGTTATTACCCTGCTGTTTTACAACGCTTATTGATTATTATACTGCATGCCATGCACCTAGTAGTTTGAGTGTTATGTCATGCTGAGTGCAGCTTTATCTATATGTCTATTTCCAGTTTGATTTCATGTCTGTCTGCCTCTCAGTCTTCAAGGATATACAGCTCCAAAAGTTTGGTTTCTCTCATAGGggcaattaataaatataaagaaaatctaAATGACAATCTGTTTTATATTTCAAAGTAAGGTGAAGGGGAGCTGTCGCATGTGACATAATTTATAATTGAAAACATTGGTTGTGCATCATGATTATCTAATGTAATAATAACTGTAGCATTCTTTTGTCCTCCAAGATTACATTGTAATTCTCCTGTTTGTAGGAAGTTGTTACACGTTCTGGGCTCTGccttcagtttttgtttttgtttttttttttatgtaacaaaaacatactCTTCTGTCTCTATAGTGGCTGTCATATGGGGCAGATTCTAATGGCAGTGGATTGGCTATTCTTTTGGAGCTGGCACGGCTCTTCTCTCGTCTTTATACTTACAAGCGCACACATGCTGGGTGAGTCTGCCACACCGTAAAACCTCCCTTTTCTTGCACAATTCAGTAAACAAGTTTCGCCATACATATGTCTTAAGAGAAAAGGAGAATTACCTGGAggcaaacaaaaacatgttaCATATCTCCTCGGATTGTCATCTTTTGTAGATTTTGTTTAACGCCATACAtgtcatacatttttattttagattattgTCATAAAACTTAAATCCTTGTTGTCTATCCCTCTGTATAGATACAATCTGCTGTTCTTTGCATCAGGAGGAGGAAAGTTCAATTATCAAGGAACCAAGAGGTGGCTTGAGGATCATCTTGACCACACAGGTAAATTGGGGTAAAGGATGTAATGAGTGTTTGTAGAAGGTGGGAGCAATATATTacatggattattttttttttgctttaaagcTAAAGCACTAAGCAGAAATGACTATAGCAGGCATAGAAGAATAACAATATGATTGAAATGTTAGAATTAAATGTTAAGTCCcagcaaaaaaatgtatctccttttactataaaatatacattgaaaTAGGTTATCATTCACACAAAAACCAAGTAGTTTTATCTCATTTAGCGAATGATCATATCCTTTATGCCGATTCTAATGAAATCTGTTCTTCCGTAGAATGTCTTCATTTTTCAGTGTGTCTGAATGGTCGAATAAGACAAATCCATTCTAGTATTTGAGTTTTGAGGTGTTTTAGAGGATTGGGCTACGGCAACTAGAACAcataaaaatggttaatatgcagctgtcctACATCCATATTGTGCAAAAATTGTTAGATGGCGGGGTGGCATAAAAGTCAATTCAGTGTAAGGAGCTTGGATCTCAGGGAAATGATATGGACCAAACTCTTCTAATGTAACTCTCAATACTTTTAGATTCCAGCCTTCTGCAAGACAATGTGGCCTTCGTGTTGTGCTTAGATACCTTAGGGGCTGGGGACAATCTGCACCTTCATGTTTCAAAACCGCCAAGAGAGGGAACCTTGCAGCATGCTTTCCTAAAGGAACTGGATATGGTAGTAGATGACACCAGCAAATATGTCATATTGTATAGAGCTTGTCAATTGATATTTTCctttgttgaaaaatggcagtatTATGTGCATGCTGAGTTTGTATCACTATAATCTTGTGCTACTCATGCTAATTCCCAGTTTCATTACCTTACTGGCAtgattgaatatttattttttggtcatCTTTTATATTTCCCTAAATGGGGCCTTCATTACCCACCCAGCACCATTCCAGGGTTAGCATATGTTGTTGGCTTTGGAAAAATATCACCTTGAGGGACCTATTGATAAATTACACATTGTTCTTAATCTCCTACCATcctattcttttattctgttctGTCCTGCTCAACCTGATGAGATCCTATTCCACACAGCCTGTGAGGGTATTATTagttaatgttatcttttatttttccttccttTGCGCTATAGGTGATTGCCAGCCAGTTTCCAGAAGTGAAGTTCTCCATGGTTCACAAGAAAATCAATCTAGCAGATGATATGCTGGCATGGGAACATGAACGTTTTGCCATACGCCGTTTGCCAGCCTTCACTTTCTCTCATGTGGATAGCCACCGAAACGGTCACCGCAATAGCATGCTAGATCTAAGGTAAGTCACAACAAGTTCTAATCTTGCTTGGTTTCGTGTAGTATTTTAAAGTCCTAGCTTTTGTAGTAGATGTTGAAGATCCACAATTGTTCAGATTTGTTTGCGACTAGTTAGtggatatgatagctgagtgtgtaccctttaaattatcatttcaTCCCTCTTGCACATTTGTGGAGTGATTCTCAGCATCGCTTCCGTGAGATGTGTTTAGCCTAACATGCTTATTGCTTGCCTCAGAGCATGTGCACTATACTCCCCACCAGCCAGGTCAGCATTGGTTTGTATTGGAGGTACAGTGGGTACCTCcaatacaaacatttaaatgtccgtacgagcataaagtcgctcatacagacttttaaaatcctggtccagCAACTTGGCCAGCAGAGACCACGTTGccccaagttaacccctgacggtgAACGCAGGGGTAAatgggagtggaaatccgtaggtttgccgtcgggagttaaaaaggctgtgagagtgagcctattggtcgcctgcagggtcctcctctggcatcaaccaattgcttgatgccagacgagccccctgctggcgaccaatagagttgatCGCACggcccctgacggcgaacctatggatttccgcttccgtcaaacCCTGCGATGCTGCGCAGATacggtaggctagatggggaagggaccagggagattagtagacgaagattCTTGTACGTTTTACTGCTGATATCTCCGCTTCTTTGTTTCTTCGGGACGAACATAaaaactcttcatgttcgttttcgcTTTTGCCCGAATACGGATGCATAAGTCAAAGTCAACCAGCCAAAAAATGGTTTGCTGTAGCTGTGCATCTTCCCCTAGAGGTGATTACGTTTCTTCCTGGTAACAAATGCTTATGAAAGTTCAAAGGGAATTGTCCCTTTTAAATACCACTGTTTTAAGCTCCTTCTCATTTCTGCAGGTGGAAAGTAGACACCCAAGTTCTGACTAGAAACACTCGTATTATCGCAGAGGCACTAACTCGTGTCATTTATAATCTGACCGAGAAggtatgttttggtttttatttattcatttgtaCCTGGTGTTCTcctgatattaaaatatatgctcTTATCACAGGGTGCCCCATCTGACATGGAGATCTTCACTCAGCAGATGGTAAGATATTAAAAGGGGTGAATGTGAGAGTGGCTGCACTTTCATGCTGATTTCAGATAGTTAAGCGCTGCTgttaaactgttggcgctatataaataaaagatgatgataataataataataataataataatagttgcaTTCATGTGTCTGTAATCACCATCTCCACTGAAAAGCCAGCAAAGATTTGAAGACAACCAGATAGAGCCGTAGGTGGTCTCTGCTTCACACcttatttttaaaccaaatatttgaTGCCGTTAGTAACAGTAAAGATCTACTGTCAGTGGGTATGAGTACATTGTGCAGTTacactttttactttttctgcAGCAAGTCCAGAGGGAACATCTGGATGCAGTAATGCAATGGCTGACTAGCCAACCCCGTGCTGCCCAGCTTGTGGATAAGGACAGTAGTTTGCTCAGCACCTTGGAATACTACATGAGCCGTTACCTGAAAGATGTAAAACTTTATCATGTAAAAGCAGATAAACGGTAAGATGGAGAGGAAATTCTCCCGGGAAACTGTTAATGTATAAATACTTTATGGACCTGCCATGTGTTAATACAACTCTTTTTCTACAGAGATCCAGAGTTTGTGTTTTATGATCAGTTAAAGCAGACAATGAATGCATATCGGTAAGTTTAGCCGGCTACTTCCCTTTTTGTACGCTAACTTTATGAAATTGTCTTTGAATTATGTATTCCAACTGTATGACTTACATTTTCTCATTACAGAGTTAAGCCAGCCATATTTGACCTCCTCTTAGCTGTGTGCATTGCTGCATACCTGGCTCTGTCCTATGTAGCTGTTCAGGTATGTAAGGAGAGAGCATTTGGCACCCGCGGCATCACCTGATATGTCACACTGCATGCGTTCATATTTAGTGATATGCCTTTCATTTAATCTTTTGTGTATCATTTTAAGACAGCTATCTTCACATATAGCACACGAGGGTTTAGGGCCTTTTCATATTAGCTGTCCCCTGCTACCATCTAAAGAACTAAACTATATACCATAGATATGCAGTGTGTGTAACATACTTTGCTCATTCGTGTGGCACTCCAAGGATTAAAATCCCTTTATTCCAAACAAGCGTGGATTTACTCATTGCTGACCAGTGAGTCATGCTTTAGGTTAGAGCTGTTAAAAGAGAGATGTTTATACTAGGTTCCAGCCCGCCagcatattaatattaaacgtTTAAGGTCCATTCCCATGAAAAATATGCTGAGTTcgttttgttttgattttgattcttttgtttgttttattacaaGCTTGCACAAAAAAGTGTCACACAAGTGGTAGCTGTAAAGCAGGTAATTGGAGATGTTCACTGTCaagtctgtttttttccctctttagTTTTTGGATTGCTACTCTGCTACCCACTTGACAAAATGTAGATATTGGAAATAGTAAATTAGGATTTATGGTGAAAATGTATGCCTATATCCTTCAGCTTTACTTAATACGTAGTaaatatatccattttaatTGGTACAAAGAAAACTAAAGTGTGTTATCTGTCAAGCAGTAAATACTATATTTTAGCTGAGGCAGATGACAGGTAGTCTGAGAGATCAATGAAAATATGTAGGGAAACCATGAGTGCTCAGGGCTCACACGGCACCCTCTGAACCCCTGCTTCTGGCACCAGGGTGCAAGTTTTCAGAGATACATATGTCATGAATATGCCTTACTGCTTCAGAAAACAAGGGAGCTGGAGTATTGGGAGTGTTAAGCAAACTAACACACAGGGACCAGAGAAAAGAACAGTGTGTTGCTAGTGTTCGTtactataacattttaaaattagttGAGCTTGGAGTTTGCGTTTGAAATGTCAATAGTTACACATTAGATGTTCATCTTATAAAATGTTGATTCACTTATTTTATATGCCCTTGCTTGCCAGgtaaataaattaagtttattGTAAAGTAATCCAGACTCCCATCTTATGTTCCTTACTTGGACAACACTGTTTTATatcaatgtatttatattttctgtgttCTGAATGTTCTTGGAGGTCTGCGATagggatatatatacatatgtgtatattattagCACTCTTTTTAATCTTTTGTGTTTTCTCTCTTTCCAGAACTTTGGCATCCTTTATAAGTTTGTGCAAAGACTCTCCTGGAAGCCTAAACAACACTAAGCTCAACCTATATTTCTAAGTAAGCTGCCCAGATGCTGGGGATCTGGCACTCCTTATACTGCAGGGGAAGGTGTTCCGGTTATTGCCCTCAGCCCTCCAGGAGGGAAAATGTGAATCCTGACCCATCAATCCCTCGCATGGATTTTCAACTGCTGCATCAAAACTTTCCATACAATAGTGATTTGTTGAAATGCCACACATCTGGTCATGTGTCATGGCACTCTTCTTTACCTATGAGAGCGGTCCCTTCTCGATGTATACTCAGGATGACAGGATGgggtttatgtatttataatgccaGTGACcctcatctatttttttttttatttttttttgtgataatgCACTGAATTTCCCAGtagtttgttttaattatatttaaaatcagaTTTTATGAATGTTCATGGGCATAGAACAATTGATTAAATAAAAGaccaaaattaaatattatgatGGAGTTTTTAGTAGGAAACTGGATTTTTCATTTCCAAGTCCTGGGtaggtatgggggggggggcgcaccgCATCATACCCTAGGCATGTTGGGGTAGGCCCAAGGAGATCTAACTGAAGTAGCACAGCTTTAGCTT
The DNA window shown above is from Spea bombifrons isolate aSpeBom1 chromosome 1, aSpeBom1.2.pri, whole genome shotgun sequence and carries:
- the NCLN gene encoding nicalin isoform X1 codes for the protein MLEEAGEVFDNMLKASFPLTFIVFIPAVLLLVSPLQAEAAHEFTVYRMQQYDLQGQSYGTRSAVLNTEARTAEADVLSRRCVLMRLADFSFEQYQKALRQSAGAVVIILPQDMAALPQEIVQQFMDIEPEMLSMETQVPVYFAVEDAELISIYEQTLAASANQGTSSAAEVLLHTATANGFQMVTSGAQSKAVSDWLVSSVEGRLTGLGAEDLPTIAIVAHYDSFSVAPWLSYGADSNGSGLAILLELARLFSRLYTYKRTHAGYNLLFFASGGGKFNYQGTKRWLEDHLDHTDSSLLQDNVAFVLCLDTLGAGDNLHLHVSKPPREGTLQHAFLKELDMVIASQFPEVKFSMVHKKINLADDMLAWEHERFAIRRLPAFTFSHVDSHRNGHRNSMLDLRWKVDTQVLTRNTRIIAEALTRVIYNLTEKGAPSDMEIFTQQMQVQREHLDAVMQWLTSQPRAAQLVDKDSSLLSTLEYYMSRYLKDVKLYHVKADKRDPEFVFYDQLKQTMNAYRVKPAIFDLLLAVCIAAYLALSYVAVQLAQKSVTQVVAVKQNFGILYKFVQRLSWKPKQH
- the NCLN gene encoding nicalin isoform X2 yields the protein MLEEAGEVFDNMLKASFPLTFIVFIPAVLLLVSPLQAEAAHEFTVYRMQQYDLQGQSYGTRSAVLNTEARTAEADVLSRRCVLMRLADFSFEQYQKALRQSAGAVVIILPQDMAALPQEIVQQFMDIEPEMLSMETQVPVYFAVEDAELISIYEQTLAASANQGTSSAAEVLLHTATANGFQMVTSGAQSKAVSDWLVSSVEGRLTGLGAEDLPTIAIVAHYDSFSVAPWLSYGADSNGSGLAILLELARLFSRLYTYKRTHAGYNLLFFASGGGKFNYQGTKRWLEDHLDHTDSSLLQDNVAFVLCLDTLGAGDNLHLHVSKPPREGTLQHAFLKELDMVIASQFPEVKFSMVHKKINLADDMLAWEHERFAIRRLPAFTFSHVDSHRNGHRNSMLDLRWKVDTQVLTRNTRIIAEALTRVIYNLTEKGAPSDMEIFTQQMQVQREHLDAVMQWLTSQPRAAQLVDKDSSLLSTLEYYMSRYLKDVKLYHVKADKRDPEFVFYDQLKQTMNAYRVKPAIFDLLLAVCIAAYLALSYVAVQNFGILYKFVQRLSWKPKQH